A stretch of Passer domesticus isolate bPasDom1 chromosome 23, bPasDom1.hap1, whole genome shotgun sequence DNA encodes these proteins:
- the LOC135285495 gene encoding NF-kappa-B inhibitor delta-like: protein MKALRRLDAKEHRGKTPLLVAVTARQAAIVHDLIQAGADVNAVDNKGQSALHLAATYGYTQVLQVILSLGFPLDLEMKDFEGHTPLHCAVLAHNTLLREQGRQAVSQEQHRELQQQSRELESCIHLLVQTGASIYSRDVKSNKTVLHYTVQDGNVSLLRYFLELNAFMSKDFVNSKAHGNTALHMAAALPGDKNQEEIIQLLLEHGADPSIRNLDNDQPIHMAPAGKAGEQVRNLLKKGKVTPAFNSCHRNARS from the exons ATGAAAGCCCTGAGGAGACTCGATGCCAAGGAGCACAGAGGAAAG ACTCCCCTGCTGGTGGCTGTCACTGCCAGGCAGGCAGCCATCGTCCACGACCTCATCCAGGCAGGAGCAGACGTCAACGCCGTGGACAACAAGGGCCAGTCAGCTTTACACCTTGCTGCAACCTATGGCTACACCCAAGTCCTCCAG GTTATTCTGTCACTGGGTTTCCCCCTGGATCTGGAAATGAAGGATTTTGAAG GCCATACCCCTCTGCACTGCGCTGTGCTGGCCCACAACACCCtgctgagggagcagggcaggcaggcagtgtcacaggagcagcacagggagctccagcagcagagcagggagctggaatCCTGCATCCATCTCCTGGTGCAGACTGGAGCCTCCATCTACAGCCGG GATGTGAAAAGCAACAAGACAGTTCTCCATTACACAGTGCAGGATGGGAATGTCTCCCTGCTCAGGTACTTCCTGGAGCTGAATGCTTTCATGTCCAAGGATTTTGTCAACAGCAAG GCCCATGGAAACACCGCCCTGCACATGGCAGCTGCATTGCCTGGGGACAAGAACCAGGAGGAAAtcatccagctgctcctggagcacgGGGCAGACCCCAGCATCAGGAATTTGGACAATGACCAGCCAATCCACATGGCCCCTGCTGGAAAAGCTGGGGAGCAG GTCAGGAATTTGCTGAAGAAAGGGAAAGTCACACCTGCATTCAACTCCTGCCACAGAAATGCCAGATCCTGA
- the POU2AF1 gene encoding POU domain class 2-associating factor 1, which yields MHWQKSSAPEQPQPRPYQGVRVKEPVKELLKRKRGNVQNSSATAATTVVLPHQPVPSYSPMGQPCIDMDAAAPALPGPEEGALASGWIPQPPGTPLQPLAQWSPYPDYVSHEAGSCPYTADMYVQPVCPSYTLVGPSSVLTYTSQPLITNFAPRSSTPAVVPPLEVTEQQPPLTYFPWAQPLPALPASTLQYPAASSSFPGPQLVPVPISVPEPAPQELEDARRAIGALPIERLLLEDEDNDTYVLSHALSVEGL from the exons cttctgccccagagcagccccagcctcgCCCCTACCAAGGTGTCCGAGTGAAGGAGCCCgtgaaggagctgctgaagaggaaaagggggaatgTCCAGAATTCCAGTGCAACTGCAGCTACAACG GTTGTTCTGCCCCATCAGCCAGTCCCTTCCTACTCACCCATGG GCCAGCCTTGCATTGACATGGAcgctgctgcccctgctctgcctggcccaGAGGAAGGAGCCCTGGCCTCTGGATGGATCCCGCAGCCCCCTGGcacccccctgcagcccctggctcagtGGAGCCCCTACCCTGACTACGTGTCCCACGAGGCTGGCAGCTGTCCCTACACAGCAGATATGTACGTCCAGCCCGTGTGTCCCAGCTACACCCTGGTGGGACCCTCCTCTGTCCTCACTTACACTTCCCAGCCTCTCATCACCAATTTTGCA ccccgcAGCAGCACCCCGGCCGTGGTGCCGCCGCTGGAGGTGACGGAGCAGCAGCCGCCGCTGACCTACTTCCCgtgggcacagcccctgcctgccctgccagcctccACCCTGCAGTACCCCGcggcctcctcctccttcccggGGCCCCAGCTGGTGCCCGTGCCCATCTCCGTGCCCGAGCCAGCCCCGCAGGAGCTGGAGGATGCCCGGCGAGCCATCGGCGCCCTGCCCATcgagaggctgctgctggaagatGAAGACAATGATACGTACGTGTTGAGCCACGCTCTCTCTGTCGAAGGGCTTTAG